In the Phaseolus vulgaris cultivar G19833 chromosome 7, P. vulgaris v2.0, whole genome shotgun sequence genome, one interval contains:
- the LOC137829071 gene encoding uncharacterized protein, which produces MIAKPPILVKPVLTQPIIVYLATSHEAIGAALIQENPEQKPIYFVSRSLQNSETRYPLVEKIALTLVYAARRLQPYFQNHQEEWTLHVDGSSNKKGSEAGIVLEGPENFQVEMALRLEFKTSNNQAEYEALIAGLFLAKDMGVDNIICKSDSQLSVGHIQGEYQEQAEYVTKELHEGICGLHCGARTMATKICGAGYYWPTIREDCNLYVRACKKCQEFGRIKSTTALVEHLQTNGQAEVANKVILGQLKKRLGSAKGLWVEKLPEILWAYRCTPQTSTGETPFNLTYGTDAMLPIEVNEPTFRRQIEDWNIINECLRTDLDLIEELRERAKIKEVAVKRRASKRFNAKVKPRSFKEGDLVWRMQTEARKDPQQGKLASN; this is translated from the exons ATGATAGCCAAACCACCTATTTTAGTTAAACCTGTGTTAACCCAACCCATCATAGTTTACTTAGCAACCTCACATGAAGCCATAGGAGCAGCTTTAATCCAAGAAAATCCAGAGCAAAAACCAATATACTTTGTAAGTAGATCCCTCCAAAATTCCGAAACCAGATACCCCTTGGTTGAAAAAATAGCCTTAACACTGGTGTATGCAGCAAGACGTCTTCAGCCATATTTTCAGAATCATCAG GAAGAGTGGACATTACATGTGGATGGCtcatcaaataaaaaaggaaGCGAAGCAGGGATAGTACTTGAAGGACCAGAAAATTTCCAAGTAGAGATGGCATTAAGACTCGAGTTTAAAACATCCAACAATCAAGCCGAATATGAAGCCCTAATTGCAGGACTATTTCTGGCCAAAGACATGGGAGTCGATAATATCATATGCAAAAGTGATTCTCAACTTTCAGTAGGACATATTCAAGGAGAGTATCAG GAACAAGCTGAATACGTAACTAAAGAGCTTCATGAAGGAATTTGTGGATTACACTGTGGAGCCCGAACAATGGCAACAAAGATTTGTGGGGCTGGATATTATTGGCCGACAATCCGAGAAGATTGCAATCTATATGTCAGAGCATGCAAAAAATGTCAAGAGTTCGGAA GGATTAAGTCCACAACAGCTTTAGTTGAACATCTACAAACAAATGGACAAGCAGAAGTAGCAAATAAAGTTATTCTCGGACAACTAAAGAAAAGATTAGGAAGTGCGAAAGGATTATGGGTAGAGAAATTGCCAGAGATATTATGGGCATACAGGTGTACCCCGCAAACTTCAACTGGCGAAACACCATTCAATCTTACATATGGTACTGATGCAATGTTACCAATAGAAGTTAATGAACCAACTTTTCGAAGGCAAATAGAAGACTGGAATATCATCAACGAATGCTTAAGGACTGATCTCGATCTCATTGAAGAATTAAGAGAAAGagcaaaaataaaagaagtagcagtaaagagaagagcaTCGAAGCGATTCAATGCTAAAGTAAAACCCAGAAGCTTTAAAGAAGGTGATCTGGTTTGGAGAATGCAAACTGAAGCTCGAAAAGATCCACAACAAGGAAAGTTAGCATCTAACTAG